One window from the genome of Glycine soja cultivar W05 chromosome 12, ASM419377v2, whole genome shotgun sequence encodes:
- the LOC114379069 gene encoding G-type lectin S-receptor-like serine/threonine-protein kinase At4g27290 isoform X1, with product MDILSSLIFVASILIPCFKFCIAADTILLSQSISDGMTLVSRGETFELGFFSPKNSNKRYLGIWYKNIPQTVVWVSNRAINDSSGILTVNSTGNLVLRQHDKVVWYTTSEKQAQNPVAQLLDSGNLVVRDESEADSEGYLWQSFDYPSDTILPGMKLGLNLRTGIEWRMTSWKNPNDPSPGDFYWGLLLYNYPEFYLMMGTEKFVRVGPWNGLHFSGIPDQKPNPIYAFNYISNKDEKYYTYSLQNAAVISRLVMNQTSSMSIRYVWMENEQYWKVYKSLPKDNCDYYGTCGAYGTCLITGSQICQCLAGFSPKSPQAWNSSDWTQGCTRNQPLNCTNKLNDGFMKVEGVKVPDTTHTWLDETIGLGECRMKCLNNCSCMAYTNSDIRGEGSGCVMWFGDLIDIRQFENDGQDLYIRMDSSELGEQEEHKKVVIIIVSTTIATILVILCIGCYRIYIVRHSITEYSDIVRDQNRGGSEENIDLPLLDLSTIVIATDNFSINNKIGEGGFGPVYKGRLVSGQEIAVKRLSRGSGQGMTEFKNEVKLIAKLQHRNLVKLLGCCVQEQDRMLVYEYMTNRSLDWLIFDDTKSKLLDWPKRFNIICGIARGLLYLHQDSRLRIIHRDLKASNVLLDDQMIPKISDFGIARIFGGEQTEGNTNRVVGTYGYMAPEYAADGIFSVKTDVFSFGILLLEILSGKRNRGFYLENQSANLVTHAWNLWKGGRAIEMVDSNIEDSCVLSEVLRCIHVCLLCVQQHAEDRPLMPSVVLMLGSESELAEPKEPGFYIKNDEGEKISISGQSDLFSTNEITITLLEAR from the exons ATGGATATTCTTTCTTCATTGATCTTTGTTGCAAGTATACTTATCCCTTGTTTCAAATTCTGCATAGCAGCTGATACCATTCTTCTGTCCCAATCCATTagtgatggcatgaccttggtTTCTCGAGGTGAAACATTTGAACTTGGTTTCTTCAGTCCCAAGAACTCCAACAAACGTTATCTCGGAATTTGGTACAAGAATATCCCCCAGACAGTTGTTTGGGTTTCGAACAGGGCCATCAATGATTCCTCAGGCATCTTAACAGTGAACAGTACAGGAAACCTTGTCCTCAGACAGCATGACAAGGTTGTCTGGTACACAACATCTGAGAAACAAGCACAGAATCCAGTGGCGCAGCTTCTAGATTCAGGGAATCTTGTTGTAAGAGATGAGAGTGAAGCAGACTCAGAAGGATATTTATGGCAAAGCTTTGACTACCCTTCAGATACAATACTTCCAGGCATGAAGTTGGGATTGAACCTCAGAACTGGTATTGAATGGAGAATGACATCTTGGAAGAATCCCAATGATCCATCCCCAGGAGACTTTTATTGGGGCCTTTTGCTTTATAATTATCCTGAGTTTTATCTGATGATGGGAACAGAAAAGTTTGTGAGAGTTGGACCATGGAATGGCCTGCATTTCAGTGGCATACCAGATCAAAAGCCTAACCCGATTTATGCTTTCAACTACATATCCAACAAGGATGAGAAGTACTACACTTATAGCCTACAGAATGCTGCTGTGATCTCAAGATTGGTAATGAATCAAACCTCTTCAATGAGTATTAGATACGTATGGATGGAAAACGAACAATATTGGAAGGTCTATAAATCGCTGCCAAAAGACAACTGTGACTATTATGGCACATGTGGAGCCTATgggacttgcttgattacaggcTCCCAAATATGCCAGTGCTTAGCAGGGTTCAGTCCCAAGTCACCACAAGCATGGAACTCATCTGACTGGACTCAAGGATGCACACGGAATCAGCCATTAAATTGCACTAACAAGCTCAATGATGGATTTATGAAAGTGGAAGGTGTGAAAGTGCCAGATACTACACATACTTGGTTAGATGAGACAATAGGTCTTGGAGAGTGCAGAATGAAGTGCTTGAATAATTGTTCTTGTATGGCATATACTAATTCAGACATAAGAGGTGAAGGTAGTGGCTGTGTCATGTGGTTTGGTGATCTAATTGATATTAGGCAGTTTGAAAATGATGGGCAGGATCTGTATATTCGAATGGATTCTTCAGAATTAG GGGAACAAGAAGAGCACAAGAAGGTGGTGATCATAATAGTTTCTACCACCATTGCTACAATTTTAGTAATTctttgtattggttgttatcGTATATACATTGTGCGGCACAGCATAACTG AGTATTCAGATATTGTACGTGatcaaaataggggaggaagtgaagaaaatATCGATCTCCCCTTACTTGACCTTTCAACAATAGTCATTGCCACTGATAACTTCTCAATAAACAACAAGATTGGAGAAGGTGGTTTTGGACCAGTATACAAG ggAAGATTAGTAAGTGGACAAGAAATTGCTGTGAAGAGGCTCTCAAGAGGCTCGGGACAAGGAATGACAGAGTTCAAGAATGAAGTCAAACTGATTGCTAAACTTCAGCACCGAAATCTTGTTAAGCTTCTTGGTTGTTGCGTTCAAGAACAAGACAGAATGCTGGTTTATGAGTACATGACTAATCGTAGCTTGGATTGGTTGATTTTTG ATGATACTAAAAGCAAACTGCTAGATTGGCCTAAGCGTTTCAACATTATCTGTGGAATTGCTCGAGGTCTTCTTTATCTTCATCAAGATTCTAGATTGAGGATAATTCATAGAGACCTCAAAGCAAGTAATGTTTTGCTCGATGACCAGATGATCCCTAAAATATCAGATTTTGGCATTGCTAGAATATTTGGAGGAGAGCAGACAGAAGGAAATACAAATCGAGTTGTTGGAACTTA CGGCTACATGGCACCAGAATATGCAGCTGATGGTATTTTTTCTGTGAAAACTGACGTTTTCAGTTTTGGTATTTTGTTGCTGGAGATTTTAAGTGGAAAGAGAAACAGAGGATTTTATCTTGAAAACCAATCTGCAAACCTTGTCACTCAT GCATGGAATCTGTGGAAAGGGGGCAGGGCTATAGAAATGGTTGACTCAAACATAGAGGACTCTTGTGTTCTATCAGAGGTATTGCGTTGCATCCATGTCTGTCTCTTGTGTGTTCAGCAACACGCAGAGGATAGGCCTCTTATGCCTTCCGTGGTTCTAATGTTGGGGAGTGAAAGTGAATTGGCTGAGCCAAAAGAACCTGGTTTCTACATAAAGAATGATGAAGGTGAAAAAATTTCCATCTCAGGTcaaagtgatttattttcaaccaATGAAATAACTATCACACTATTAGAAGCCAGatga
- the LOC114379069 gene encoding G-type lectin S-receptor-like serine/threonine-protein kinase At4g27290 isoform X2: MDILSSLIFVASILIPCFKFCIAADTILLSQSISDGMTLVSRGETFELGFFSPKNSNKRYLGIWYKNIPQTVVWVSNRAINDSSGILTVNSTGNLVLRQHDKVVWYTTSEKQAQNPVAQLLDSGNLVVRDESEADSEGYLWQSFDYPSDTILPGMKLGLNLRTGIEWRMTSWKNPNDPSPGDFYWGLLLYNYPEFYLMMGTEKFVRVGPWNGLHFSGIPDQKPNPIYAFNYISNKDEKYYTYSLQNAAVISRLVMNQTSSMSIRYVWMENEQYWKVYKSLPKDNCDYYGTCGAYGTCLITGSQICQCLAGFSPKSPQAWNSSDWTQGCTRNQPLNCTNKLNDGFMKVEGVKVPDTTHTWLDETIGLGECRMKCLNNCSCMAYTNSDIRGEGSGCVMWFGDLIDIRQFENDGQDLYIRMDSSELEYSDIVRDQNRGGSEENIDLPLLDLSTIVIATDNFSINNKIGEGGFGPVYKGRLVSGQEIAVKRLSRGSGQGMTEFKNEVKLIAKLQHRNLVKLLGCCVQEQDRMLVYEYMTNRSLDWLIFDDTKSKLLDWPKRFNIICGIARGLLYLHQDSRLRIIHRDLKASNVLLDDQMIPKISDFGIARIFGGEQTEGNTNRVVGTYGYMAPEYAADGIFSVKTDVFSFGILLLEILSGKRNRGFYLENQSANLVTHAWNLWKGGRAIEMVDSNIEDSCVLSEVLRCIHVCLLCVQQHAEDRPLMPSVVLMLGSESELAEPKEPGFYIKNDEGEKISISGQSDLFSTNEITITLLEAR; the protein is encoded by the exons ATGGATATTCTTTCTTCATTGATCTTTGTTGCAAGTATACTTATCCCTTGTTTCAAATTCTGCATAGCAGCTGATACCATTCTTCTGTCCCAATCCATTagtgatggcatgaccttggtTTCTCGAGGTGAAACATTTGAACTTGGTTTCTTCAGTCCCAAGAACTCCAACAAACGTTATCTCGGAATTTGGTACAAGAATATCCCCCAGACAGTTGTTTGGGTTTCGAACAGGGCCATCAATGATTCCTCAGGCATCTTAACAGTGAACAGTACAGGAAACCTTGTCCTCAGACAGCATGACAAGGTTGTCTGGTACACAACATCTGAGAAACAAGCACAGAATCCAGTGGCGCAGCTTCTAGATTCAGGGAATCTTGTTGTAAGAGATGAGAGTGAAGCAGACTCAGAAGGATATTTATGGCAAAGCTTTGACTACCCTTCAGATACAATACTTCCAGGCATGAAGTTGGGATTGAACCTCAGAACTGGTATTGAATGGAGAATGACATCTTGGAAGAATCCCAATGATCCATCCCCAGGAGACTTTTATTGGGGCCTTTTGCTTTATAATTATCCTGAGTTTTATCTGATGATGGGAACAGAAAAGTTTGTGAGAGTTGGACCATGGAATGGCCTGCATTTCAGTGGCATACCAGATCAAAAGCCTAACCCGATTTATGCTTTCAACTACATATCCAACAAGGATGAGAAGTACTACACTTATAGCCTACAGAATGCTGCTGTGATCTCAAGATTGGTAATGAATCAAACCTCTTCAATGAGTATTAGATACGTATGGATGGAAAACGAACAATATTGGAAGGTCTATAAATCGCTGCCAAAAGACAACTGTGACTATTATGGCACATGTGGAGCCTATgggacttgcttgattacaggcTCCCAAATATGCCAGTGCTTAGCAGGGTTCAGTCCCAAGTCACCACAAGCATGGAACTCATCTGACTGGACTCAAGGATGCACACGGAATCAGCCATTAAATTGCACTAACAAGCTCAATGATGGATTTATGAAAGTGGAAGGTGTGAAAGTGCCAGATACTACACATACTTGGTTAGATGAGACAATAGGTCTTGGAGAGTGCAGAATGAAGTGCTTGAATAATTGTTCTTGTATGGCATATACTAATTCAGACATAAGAGGTGAAGGTAGTGGCTGTGTCATGTGGTTTGGTGATCTAATTGATATTAGGCAGTTTGAAAATGATGGGCAGGATCTGTATATTCGAATGGATTCTTCAGAATTAG AGTATTCAGATATTGTACGTGatcaaaataggggaggaagtgaagaaaatATCGATCTCCCCTTACTTGACCTTTCAACAATAGTCATTGCCACTGATAACTTCTCAATAAACAACAAGATTGGAGAAGGTGGTTTTGGACCAGTATACAAG ggAAGATTAGTAAGTGGACAAGAAATTGCTGTGAAGAGGCTCTCAAGAGGCTCGGGACAAGGAATGACAGAGTTCAAGAATGAAGTCAAACTGATTGCTAAACTTCAGCACCGAAATCTTGTTAAGCTTCTTGGTTGTTGCGTTCAAGAACAAGACAGAATGCTGGTTTATGAGTACATGACTAATCGTAGCTTGGATTGGTTGATTTTTG ATGATACTAAAAGCAAACTGCTAGATTGGCCTAAGCGTTTCAACATTATCTGTGGAATTGCTCGAGGTCTTCTTTATCTTCATCAAGATTCTAGATTGAGGATAATTCATAGAGACCTCAAAGCAAGTAATGTTTTGCTCGATGACCAGATGATCCCTAAAATATCAGATTTTGGCATTGCTAGAATATTTGGAGGAGAGCAGACAGAAGGAAATACAAATCGAGTTGTTGGAACTTA CGGCTACATGGCACCAGAATATGCAGCTGATGGTATTTTTTCTGTGAAAACTGACGTTTTCAGTTTTGGTATTTTGTTGCTGGAGATTTTAAGTGGAAAGAGAAACAGAGGATTTTATCTTGAAAACCAATCTGCAAACCTTGTCACTCAT GCATGGAATCTGTGGAAAGGGGGCAGGGCTATAGAAATGGTTGACTCAAACATAGAGGACTCTTGTGTTCTATCAGAGGTATTGCGTTGCATCCATGTCTGTCTCTTGTGTGTTCAGCAACACGCAGAGGATAGGCCTCTTATGCCTTCCGTGGTTCTAATGTTGGGGAGTGAAAGTGAATTGGCTGAGCCAAAAGAACCTGGTTTCTACATAAAGAATGATGAAGGTGAAAAAATTTCCATCTCAGGTcaaagtgatttattttcaaccaATGAAATAACTATCACACTATTAGAAGCCAGatga